From the genome of Parasteatoda tepidariorum isolate YZ-2023 chromosome X1, CAS_Ptep_4.0, whole genome shotgun sequence, one region includes:
- the LOC107440323 gene encoding trypsin-1 isoform X1, producing the protein MLLWFLVFQLVLVGSYGHFMERFWKSDTCGESSSSFRQEENKEGYIIGGRDAIKGEFPWQISLQRHFERNNGIYHICGGTIIAKKWVLTAAHCINLSKVSKYRIVSGTSDLAEGNKAKLGVGTSQSVHKVYDAYVHEAFSAQTLQNDIALLQVDPPFDFSRHDVRPACIPPPGFEPHGYATVSGWGTLKEGSRIIPTRLQAVDVPIISDESCRKAYGKAIVESMMCAGYEEGMRDSCQGDSGGPLVQKSGSGKTMIIGVVSWGQGCARPKFPGVYTQVSYYNDWIDKTMNFLGSFDDFNIPF; encoded by the exons atgttattgtgGTTTCTGGTTTTTCAACTAGTTCTTGTGGGTTCATATG gacatTTTATGGAAAGATTTTGGAAATCTGACACTTGCGGTGAATCATCATCGTCATTCAGACAAGAAGAAAACAAAGAGGGATATATCATTGGAGGAAGAGATGCTATAAAAGGCGAATTTCCATGGCAG aTATCATTACAACGACATTTTGAGAGAAACAATGGTATTTATCACATTTGCGGAGGGACAATTATTGCCAAAAAATGGGTACTAACTGCTGCACATTGCATAAACCT ctcaaaagtatcaaaatatcGCATTGTATCGGGAACCAGTGATTTAGCTGAAGGTAATAAAGCAAAACTTGGTGTTGGAACTTCCCAATCAGTTCATAAA GTCTATGATGCCTACGTACATGAAGCCTTTTCTGCTCAAACATTACAAAATGATATAGCTTTACTTCAAGTCGACCCCCCATTTGACTTTAGCCGACATGACGTTCGACCTGCTTGTATCCCTCCCCCAGGTTTCGAACCACATGGATATGCTACTGTTTCTGGATGGGGTACCTTAAAGGAAG GTTCACGTATTATACCAACAAGACTCCAAGCTGTAGATGTACCTATTATAAGTGATGAAAGCTGCAGAAAAGCATATGGTAAAGCCATTGTTGAAAGCATGATGTGTGCTGGTTACGAAGAAGGAATGAGAGATTCTTGTCAA GGTGATTCTGGAGGTCCACTAGTTCAAAAATCTGGTTCTGGAAAAACGATGATTATTGGAGTGGTCTCTTGGGGTCAAGGTTGTGCTCGGCCAAAATTCCCGGGTGTATATACCCAAGTCTCATATTATAACGATTGGATAGATAAGACAATGAATTTCTTAGGCTCGTTTGATGACTTCAACATACCTTTCTAG
- the LOC107440323 gene encoding trypsin-1 isoform X2: protein MERFWKSDTCGESSSSFRQEENKEGYIIGGRDAIKGEFPWQISLQRHFERNNGIYHICGGTIIAKKWVLTAAHCINLSKVSKYRIVSGTSDLAEGNKAKLGVGTSQSVHKVYDAYVHEAFSAQTLQNDIALLQVDPPFDFSRHDVRPACIPPPGFEPHGYATVSGWGTLKEGSRIIPTRLQAVDVPIISDESCRKAYGKAIVESMMCAGYEEGMRDSCQGDSGGPLVQKSGSGKTMIIGVVSWGQGCARPKFPGVYTQVSYYNDWIDKTMNFLGSFDDFNIPF, encoded by the exons ATGGAAAGATTTTGGAAATCTGACACTTGCGGTGAATCATCATCGTCATTCAGACAAGAAGAAAACAAAGAGGGATATATCATTGGAGGAAGAGATGCTATAAAAGGCGAATTTCCATGGCAG aTATCATTACAACGACATTTTGAGAGAAACAATGGTATTTATCACATTTGCGGAGGGACAATTATTGCCAAAAAATGGGTACTAACTGCTGCACATTGCATAAACCT ctcaaaagtatcaaaatatcGCATTGTATCGGGAACCAGTGATTTAGCTGAAGGTAATAAAGCAAAACTTGGTGTTGGAACTTCCCAATCAGTTCATAAA GTCTATGATGCCTACGTACATGAAGCCTTTTCTGCTCAAACATTACAAAATGATATAGCTTTACTTCAAGTCGACCCCCCATTTGACTTTAGCCGACATGACGTTCGACCTGCTTGTATCCCTCCCCCAGGTTTCGAACCACATGGATATGCTACTGTTTCTGGATGGGGTACCTTAAAGGAAG GTTCACGTATTATACCAACAAGACTCCAAGCTGTAGATGTACCTATTATAAGTGATGAAAGCTGCAGAAAAGCATATGGTAAAGCCATTGTTGAAAGCATGATGTGTGCTGGTTACGAAGAAGGAATGAGAGATTCTTGTCAA GGTGATTCTGGAGGTCCACTAGTTCAAAAATCTGGTTCTGGAAAAACGATGATTATTGGAGTGGTCTCTTGGGGTCAAGGTTGTGCTCGGCCAAAATTCCCGGGTGTATATACCCAAGTCTCATATTATAACGATTGGATAGATAAGACAATGAATTTCTTAGGCTCGTTTGATGACTTCAACATACCTTTCTAG